A window of Haliscomenobacter hydrossis DSM 1100 contains these coding sequences:
- a CDS encoding ParA family protein yields MKSIAFFNNKGGVGKTTTVYHLAWMLSEMGHQVLAIDLDPQSNLSSMFLSEDRMEEVVLDETYSYTVLDAILPLSEGEGYQPVHIEQISERISLLIGDLALSAFEDKLSDAWNKCLAGDVFGFKVSSVFKTLIDDAVARSGASWVLIDVGPNLGAINRAVLIATQFIAMPVASDLFSLQGIKNLGQTLQEWREQWKKRVNEYPPRSNKSNIPDGEMSPIGYILMQYTARQSRPVKSYIRWAEKIPGVYQEFVLNEEPSPNTSIKDDPHCLAQLKHYHSLAPMSMEAHKPMFLLKPADGAIGAHVQAVMRSYDDFLNLTEHIIAVCM; encoded by the coding sequence ATGAAATCAATCGCTTTTTTCAACAATAAAGGTGGGGTAGGCAAAACTACAACGGTATACCATTTGGCCTGGATGCTTTCAGAAATGGGCCATCAGGTTTTGGCCATAGATTTGGATCCTCAGTCCAATCTTTCTTCCATGTTTTTGTCTGAAGATCGTATGGAAGAGGTAGTTTTGGATGAAACCTATTCCTACACAGTACTAGATGCAATTCTTCCTTTAAGTGAGGGAGAAGGCTATCAACCAGTACATATTGAACAAATTAGTGAACGTATTTCCCTATTGATCGGTGATCTTGCACTATCTGCTTTTGAAGATAAACTGAGCGATGCTTGGAATAAATGCCTGGCCGGAGATGTTTTCGGATTTAAGGTAAGTAGCGTTTTTAAAACACTGATTGATGATGCTGTTGCACGGAGCGGTGCATCATGGGTGTTAATTGATGTAGGCCCCAATCTAGGCGCAATTAATCGAGCCGTTTTAATTGCAACTCAATTTATTGCAATGCCTGTTGCTTCTGACTTATTTTCATTACAAGGAATTAAAAACTTAGGTCAAACCCTCCAAGAATGGCGCGAACAATGGAAAAAAAGAGTAAATGAATACCCACCAAGAAGCAATAAATCTAATATTCCTGATGGAGAGATGAGCCCCATTGGTTACATTTTGATGCAATACACTGCCAGGCAAAGTCGCCCTGTCAAGTCATATATTCGTTGGGCTGAAAAAATTCCGGGAGTTTATCAAGAATTTGTACTTAATGAAGAACCCTCACCCAATACTTCGATCAAAGATGATCCTCATTGTCTTGCACAATTAAAACATTATCATAGCCTTGCTCCCATGTCGATGGAAGCACACAAGCCAATGTTTTTACTCAAACCAGCAGATGGTGCAATTGGTGCTCATGTTCAAGCTGTAATGAGGAGCTACGATGATTTTCTTAATTTAACCGAACATATCATAGCAGTTTGCATGTAG
- a CDS encoding GNAT family N-acetyltransferase, translating to MPFTPITISPVSPADEQVQKLITKLDQFQIALYGRENCHLDSIEVLLQSGAHMLGAFSGDILVGMGAIKIMDGYAEVKRMYVEELHRGMGIAENILGRLEAYAMEQEVNRICLETGVYHEAAMRLYRKLGYRVIEQFGEYKVNGLSVFFEKQI from the coding sequence ATGCCTTTCACTCCCATCACCATCTCCCCCGTTTCTCCTGCGGATGAGCAAGTGCAAAAGCTCATCACCAAGCTCGATCAATTCCAGATTGCCTTGTACGGTCGGGAAAACTGTCACCTGGATTCCATTGAAGTGCTGCTGCAAAGTGGGGCACATATGCTGGGTGCCTTCTCTGGGGATATCTTAGTTGGCATGGGCGCCATAAAAATCATGGATGGCTACGCCGAAGTCAAACGCATGTACGTGGAAGAATTGCACCGTGGAATGGGCATTGCCGAAAATATCCTGGGTCGTTTAGAGGCATACGCCATGGAACAAGAGGTAAACCGGATTTGCCTGGAAACGGGTGTTTACCACGAGGCAGCGATGCGTTTGTATCGAAAGTTGGGTTATCGGGTGATTGAACAGTTCGGAGAGTATAAAGTGAATGGCTTGAGCGTGTTTTTTGAGAAGCAGATTTGA
- a CDS encoding carboxypeptidase-like regulatory domain-containing protein has translation MKRPKYFLSINTPCNQNWAAMENVEAGKYCQNCAKNVIDFTKLTDREVVQIIEQSKGKLCGRFKAEQLDRDYSIAIPPRPKPWLYKLLAGLFFLGTATKGSALGFKPIQNKVAIYVHNIPSQFIQTSASDSIPPLSSNNLVKGKIIDVDTKESLTNVAVQIKGTTLGNVTDDQGNFSLAIPDEFLSRQLVLSISYLGYDTIELAVENKRFPFSFSKAITMTPSENGLTGEVCIVKKRWRPFKKN, from the coding sequence ATGAAACGACCCAAGTATTTCCTCTCGATCAACACTCCTTGCAATCAAAACTGGGCAGCGATGGAAAATGTCGAGGCTGGTAAATATTGCCAAAATTGCGCAAAAAACGTCATTGACTTCACTAAACTTACTGATCGGGAGGTTGTGCAAATTATTGAACAATCAAAAGGAAAATTGTGTGGGAGGTTTAAAGCAGAGCAGTTGGATCGTGACTATTCCATAGCCATTCCACCAAGGCCCAAACCTTGGTTATATAAGTTATTGGCGGGACTATTTTTTCTTGGCACTGCTACAAAAGGCTCAGCATTAGGATTCAAACCAATACAAAACAAGGTGGCCATTTATGTCCACAACATTCCTTCCCAATTTATACAAACCTCAGCATCAGACTCTATTCCGCCCTTATCCTCCAATAACTTGGTAAAAGGAAAAATTATTGATGTTGACACCAAAGAGTCATTGACTAATGTAGCGGTACAAATTAAAGGCACTACACTTGGTAATGTAACTGATGATCAAGGAAATTTCAGTTTAGCTATACCGGATGAATTTTTGAGTAGACAACTTGTACTTTCCATTTCCTATCTCGGCTACGATACCATTGAGCTAGCAGTTGAAAACAAACGGTTTCCATTCTCTTTTTCTAAAGCCATAACCATGACGCCCTCCGAAAACGGCTTAACGGGCGAAGTCTGTATCGTAAAAAAGCGATGGCGACCATTCAAGAAAAATTAG
- a CDS encoding aspartate aminotransferase family protein, giving the protein MSTPVNQGENIRSLRAETTSSDFTNELIARDSSVFFHQTLSSPVFNVVTKAEGAYIYDGEGKKYLDLHGNGVHTAGYNNPQVIAAIQKQITESLTFAPRRFTNLPAVALAEKLVEIAPEGLNRVLFCPGGSEAIEMAVMLAKLYTGKWKTLSYYGSFHGAGFQAVSIGADAHFREGLGPMMPGAIHLELPDYYRNPWGWTDQQQIDDEYLRQLSTQIAHNPEIAALITEPIFYNSTVPTRYYWEQVKAICKVQGILLIFDEIYTAFGRTGKMFAAEHFIPPDIIVIGKGFGGGIVPFAGIIGREELNVLEHKSIGHYTHEKNPLCAAVAKAVIDYVETEQLVAHAQKLGQYFRSGLEALQHEFALIGNISGLGLNLAVDLVKDRQSKARATEEAQQLMAFCMNRGISFKLIQGNILNLKPALVITQQEIDLVLETLREGLRALN; this is encoded by the coding sequence ATGTCTACTCCCGTCAACCAAGGCGAAAACATCCGTTCCCTGCGCGCCGAAACGACCAGTTCTGACTTCACAAACGAACTCATTGCCAGAGACAGCAGCGTTTTTTTCCACCAAACCCTTTCCTCCCCCGTTTTTAATGTCGTGACCAAAGCCGAAGGCGCTTACATCTACGACGGGGAAGGCAAAAAATACCTCGACCTGCACGGCAACGGCGTACACACCGCAGGGTACAACAATCCCCAGGTCATTGCGGCCATCCAAAAACAAATTACCGAATCCTTGACCTTTGCGCCCCGACGTTTTACCAATTTGCCCGCCGTAGCATTGGCCGAAAAATTGGTCGAGATCGCGCCAGAGGGACTCAATCGGGTGCTGTTTTGCCCTGGAGGATCGGAAGCCATTGAAATGGCGGTGATGCTCGCCAAGCTGTACACCGGAAAATGGAAAACCCTGTCTTATTACGGTTCTTTTCACGGGGCGGGGTTCCAGGCGGTTTCAATTGGAGCCGATGCGCATTTTCGCGAAGGACTAGGTCCCATGATGCCCGGTGCCATTCACCTGGAACTACCCGATTATTACCGCAACCCCTGGGGTTGGACCGATCAGCAGCAAATTGACGACGAATACCTGCGGCAATTGAGCACCCAAATTGCACACAATCCGGAAATTGCCGCCCTGATCACTGAACCAATCTTTTACAATTCCACCGTGCCTACGCGGTATTACTGGGAACAGGTAAAGGCCATTTGTAAAGTGCAGGGCATTCTGCTCATTTTTGATGAAATTTATACGGCCTTTGGCCGAACGGGAAAGATGTTTGCGGCTGAACATTTTATCCCCCCCGACATCATCGTAATTGGCAAAGGTTTTGGCGGTGGAATTGTCCCTTTTGCTGGTATCATTGGCCGGGAGGAATTAAATGTATTGGAACACAAATCCATTGGACACTATACGCACGAAAAAAATCCGCTGTGTGCAGCCGTCGCCAAGGCGGTAATTGACTACGTTGAAACCGAACAATTAGTGGCTCACGCGCAGAAATTGGGCCAGTATTTTCGCTCGGGCCTCGAAGCCTTGCAACATGAATTTGCGCTCATCGGCAACATCAGTGGGCTTGGGCTAAATCTTGCTGTTGATTTGGTCAAAGACCGCCAAAGCAAAGCCCGGGCTACCGAGGAAGCTCAGCAACTCATGGCCTTCTGTATGAATCGGGGCATCTCATTTAAGTTGATTCAGGGAAACATTTTGAACCTGAAGCCCGCTTTAGTGATTACGCAGCAAGAGATAGATCTTGTGCTGGAGACTTTGCGAGAAGGATTAAGAGCGTTGAACTAG
- a CDS encoding flavin monoamine oxidase family protein has translation MKNVIILGAGLTGLTLAYQLKKAGIAATLIEARNRSGGRIHTLCNEGEAPLEMGATWLGEKHESLRALLNELELPVFEQYLQGYTFYEPISTSPPQVFLLPDQAPNYRIADGSSALITKLLSQLDPAQVILGQRIQKVEYQDGVFVLESADRRFSCNLLISTIPPKILVERLEFTPKLPPELVQKAQHTHTWMGESIKVAITYPRAFWREKNYSGSVFSNVGPISELYDHSNVEQSLFALKGFMSAALHGATQEQRKALAIDQLAKYFGEVARAYTTYFDCVWQHEPDTFAPYGGYILPHQHNGDPIFRANYFEGNFIIAGTETASVFPGYMDGAVVSGMESAARVRNFFI, from the coding sequence ATGAAAAATGTAATTATACTTGGCGCAGGTTTGACTGGGTTGACGCTGGCCTATCAGCTCAAAAAAGCCGGAATAGCAGCTACACTGATCGAAGCCCGCAACCGCTCCGGTGGCCGTATCCATACGCTCTGCAATGAAGGAGAAGCGCCGCTGGAAATGGGTGCAACCTGGTTGGGTGAAAAGCACGAGTCTTTGCGGGCCTTATTGAACGAACTTGAATTACCCGTTTTTGAGCAATATCTGCAAGGATACACCTTTTACGAGCCCATTTCAACCTCCCCGCCCCAAGTGTTTCTGTTGCCCGATCAAGCACCCAATTACCGGATTGCTGACGGGAGCAGTGCCTTGATCACCAAACTATTGAGCCAACTGGATCCCGCACAAGTAATTTTGGGACAACGTATTCAAAAAGTTGAATACCAGGATGGCGTTTTTGTGTTGGAAAGTGCAGATCGACGTTTTTCCTGTAACCTCCTGATTTCGACCATTCCGCCAAAAATATTGGTTGAACGGCTTGAATTTACTCCGAAATTGCCCCCGGAATTGGTGCAAAAAGCCCAACATACCCACACCTGGATGGGTGAATCCATCAAAGTGGCCATTACTTACCCAAGGGCTTTTTGGCGCGAAAAAAACTATTCGGGATCTGTTTTTAGCAACGTTGGCCCCATTTCAGAATTGTATGACCATTCTAATGTGGAACAATCGCTTTTTGCCCTGAAGGGATTCATGAGTGCTGCGCTCCACGGCGCTACTCAAGAGCAGCGAAAGGCATTGGCAATCGATCAATTGGCCAAATATTTTGGGGAGGTGGCCCGCGCGTATACCACGTATTTTGATTGTGTCTGGCAGCACGAACCAGATACTTTTGCGCCTTATGGCGGTTATATTTTGCCCCATCAGCACAATGGCGATCCGATTTTCAGAGCGAATTATTTTGAAGGTAATTTCATCATTGCCGGGACGGAAACGGCGAGTGTGTTTCCTGGGTATATGGACGGGGCGGTGGTGAGTGGAATGGAGAGCGCGGCGCGGGTGAGGAATTTTTTTATTTAA
- a CDS encoding AP endonuclease, protein MKYMLYIILFLMSGVHTFAQDIFAQNNLTAWCIVPFDKVKRGPEERVMMLEKLGFKQYVYDWRSEHIPTFDQEIKLAKQHNIVMEGVWLWVNSNVDKTGQLSADNLKVIDIVAKNNLKTTFWVGFDNGFFDGLSHHEKVAKGAAFLTYLHSVLAPLKCKMALYNHGGWFGEPENEIEIIKKSGLKGIGIVYSFHHGHHQINRFHSMLKNMLPYLVAINLDGMDLNKGQILPIGTGKSEKEMIHLIRESGFKGRIGILGHRDDQDVEMILQENLAGLKGILK, encoded by the coding sequence ATGAAATACATGCTGTACATCATCCTTTTCCTAATGAGCGGGGTCCACACTTTTGCTCAGGATATTTTTGCCCAAAATAACCTCACGGCCTGGTGTATCGTGCCCTTTGACAAGGTCAAACGTGGCCCCGAAGAACGGGTGATGATGCTGGAAAAACTGGGCTTCAAGCAGTATGTCTACGATTGGCGCAGTGAGCACATCCCCACTTTTGACCAGGAAATCAAACTGGCCAAACAGCACAACATTGTGATGGAAGGGGTATGGCTTTGGGTCAACAGCAATGTAGACAAAACCGGACAATTGAGCGCCGACAACCTCAAAGTGATCGATATTGTGGCAAAAAACAACCTGAAAACCACCTTCTGGGTAGGTTTTGACAACGGATTTTTTGACGGATTAAGCCATCATGAAAAGGTCGCCAAGGGTGCCGCTTTTTTGACCTATTTGCACTCGGTATTGGCGCCACTAAAATGCAAAATGGCGTTGTACAACCACGGTGGCTGGTTTGGCGAACCAGAAAACGAAATTGAAATCATCAAAAAATCGGGTTTAAAAGGCATCGGAATCGTGTACAGTTTTCACCACGGCCATCATCAAATTAACCGCTTTCACAGCATGTTGAAAAACATGTTGCCCTATCTGGTGGCCATCAACCTGGACGGCATGGATCTAAACAAAGGCCAGATACTCCCCATTGGCACCGGGAAAAGTGAAAAGGAGATGATCCACCTGATCCGCGAAAGTGGGTTTAAAGGGCGTATCGGAATCCTTGGCCACCGGGATGATCAAGACGTAGAAATGATTTTGCAAGAGAATTTAGCGGGACTTAAAGGGATTTTGAAGTAA
- a CDS encoding alpha-L-rhamnosidase: MKFTLFSLLLLFTNILLQVDSFAKPIDLRCEYLQNPLGVDVSAPRFSWRLDDARPGATQSAYQLWVGTDSVGLLQGKGLAWTSGKVLSSQTLVAYAGKPLPAFSKYFWAVAAWGNDGQRSLSTTAHFETGVMHASNWKGAWISDTRDVKIKPAPYFRKAFGLSKKIKSARAYIAVAGLYELSINGQIIGNHRLDPMYTRFDRRTLYVTHDVTAQLQQGKNAIGVLLGNGWYNHQSTAVWYFHEAPWRNRPTFCMDLRIVYTDGSVETISSGKDWKTALSPVIFNSIYTAEHYDARLEQVGWNTADFDDTKWKSVIFRAAPSSNVVSQLMHPIRNVEEIAVKKMSKINDTTYLFDLGRNISGVSSLRVRGGAGTQIRLRHTERLNDQGRADMSNIDVHYRPTDNSDPFQTDIFILKGGGEESFMPRFNYKGFQYVEVSANQPISLSASSLKGYFMHTDLPQLGQVSSSNPTLDKIWWATNNAYLSNLFGYPTDCPQREKNGWTGDAHIASETGLYNYDGITVYEKWLADHRDEQQPNGVLPSIIPTSGWGYEWGNGPDWTSTIAIIPWNIYLFYGDAKLLSDCYDNIKRYVDAITAQSTDGLTTWGLGDWVPVKSKAPVELTSSIYYFVDATILAKAAKLLKKPADYEKYTALAQKIQNAINAKYLNAETGIYGSGTQTELSAPLHWGLVPPILKAKVAANLAQRVKADNAHLDVGLLGTKTILNALSDNGYADLAYQIAAQEDFPSWGWWIKNGATTLFENWPIDAKSDISMNHIMFGEIGAWYYKALGGIKPDPAMPGFKNILLHPHFVAGLEEFKASFKTPQGELVSNWEKTAAGIRYVLTVPPNSSATLRLDVQAGQTVSHKGQVWPSEAKTSFVRNLKAGHYELLIK, encoded by the coding sequence ATGAAGTTTACACTCTTTTCACTGCTACTCCTTTTTACCAATATCTTGCTTCAAGTTGACAGTTTTGCCAAACCCATCGACCTGCGCTGCGAATACCTCCAAAACCCGCTGGGTGTAGATGTTTCCGCTCCTCGATTCAGTTGGCGGCTTGATGATGCGCGGCCGGGCGCAACACAAAGCGCTTACCAACTCTGGGTGGGTACCGATTCAGTTGGATTGTTACAAGGCAAAGGTTTGGCCTGGACTTCGGGTAAGGTTTTATCCAGCCAGACACTTGTTGCCTACGCTGGGAAACCACTACCAGCATTCAGCAAGTATTTTTGGGCAGTAGCGGCCTGGGGCAATGATGGGCAACGATCGCTGTCCACGACAGCCCATTTCGAAACCGGAGTGATGCATGCTTCCAATTGGAAAGGTGCCTGGATTTCGGATACCCGCGACGTCAAAATTAAACCTGCGCCTTATTTCCGCAAGGCATTCGGGCTGAGCAAAAAAATCAAATCGGCACGAGCATATATCGCGGTAGCGGGTTTGTACGAATTGTCCATCAACGGGCAAATTATCGGTAATCATCGCCTCGATCCAATGTATACCCGCTTCGATCGGCGCACTTTGTACGTAACCCACGATGTGACGGCGCAGTTGCAGCAGGGCAAAAATGCCATCGGGGTACTGCTGGGGAATGGTTGGTACAACCACCAGTCTACGGCAGTTTGGTATTTTCACGAAGCTCCCTGGCGCAATCGACCTACCTTTTGTATGGATTTACGCATTGTTTACACCGATGGGTCGGTGGAGACCATTAGTTCGGGCAAAGACTGGAAAACGGCCCTGAGTCCGGTCATTTTTAACAGCATTTATACCGCCGAACACTACGATGCCCGTCTGGAACAAGTGGGCTGGAATACCGCAGATTTTGATGACACAAAGTGGAAATCGGTGATTTTTCGGGCGGCTCCCTCCAGCAACGTAGTTTCTCAACTCATGCACCCCATCCGCAATGTGGAGGAGATTGCGGTGAAAAAAATGAGCAAAATCAACGATACTACTTATTTGTTCGATCTGGGGCGCAACATCTCCGGCGTGAGCAGCCTGCGGGTGAGGGGAGGGGCGGGAACACAAATTCGCCTGCGACACACCGAAAGATTGAACGATCAGGGTAGGGCAGACATGTCCAACATCGATGTACACTACCGCCCTACGGATAACTCCGACCCTTTTCAAACCGACATTTTTATCCTCAAAGGTGGAGGGGAAGAAAGTTTTATGCCCCGCTTCAATTACAAGGGTTTTCAGTATGTAGAAGTGAGCGCCAACCAGCCCATCAGCCTCTCTGCAAGCAGTTTAAAAGGGTATTTCATGCATACTGATCTGCCGCAGTTGGGTCAGGTCAGTTCTTCCAACCCTACGCTGGACAAAATCTGGTGGGCCACCAACAATGCCTATCTCTCCAACCTCTTTGGTTACCCGACAGACTGTCCCCAACGTGAAAAAAACGGCTGGACGGGAGACGCCCACATCGCCAGTGAAACGGGATTGTACAACTATGACGGCATCACGGTGTACGAAAAATGGCTGGCCGACCACCGTGATGAACAACAACCCAACGGCGTGTTGCCTTCGATCATTCCCACCAGTGGTTGGGGCTACGAATGGGGCAATGGCCCGGACTGGACCAGTACGATTGCCATCATTCCCTGGAACATTTACCTGTTTTATGGCGATGCCAAACTGTTGAGCGATTGTTACGACAACATCAAACGGTACGTGGATGCCATTACTGCCCAAAGCACGGATGGCTTGACCACCTGGGGACTCGGCGACTGGGTTCCGGTAAAATCCAAAGCCCCAGTAGAACTCACTTCCTCGATTTACTATTTCGTTGATGCAACGATTTTAGCCAAGGCAGCGAAGCTTTTAAAAAAGCCCGCCGATTACGAAAAATACACTGCGCTGGCGCAAAAAATTCAAAACGCCATCAATGCCAAATACCTCAATGCCGAGACGGGGATCTATGGGAGTGGCACCCAAACCGAATTGAGTGCACCCTTACATTGGGGGCTCGTACCGCCCATACTCAAAGCCAAAGTAGCAGCCAACCTGGCGCAGCGTGTCAAAGCGGATAATGCCCACCTGGACGTAGGTCTATTGGGCACCAAAACCATCCTCAACGCCCTTAGCGACAACGGCTACGCCGACCTGGCTTACCAAATCGCGGCCCAGGAAGATTTTCCATCCTGGGGCTGGTGGATCAAAAACGGAGCAACTACACTCTTCGAAAACTGGCCAATCGACGCCAAATCCGATATTTCCATGAACCACATCATGTTTGGGGAAATCGGAGCCTGGTATTACAAAGCCTTGGGGGGTATCAAGCCCGATCCGGCCATGCCGGGGTTCAAAAACATTCTCTTGCATCCGCATTTTGTAGCGGGTTTGGAGGAGTTCAAAGCTAGCTTCAAAACGCCGCAGGGAGAATTGGTATCCAATTGGGAAAAAACGGCGGCGGGTATCCGTTATGTGCTTACTGTGCCACCCAATAGCAGTGCTACCTTGAGGCTGGATGTGCAGGCAGGGCAAACGGTTTCCCACAAAGGTCAGGTGTGGCCGAGCGAGGCGAAAACTAGCTTTGTTCGGAATTTGAAGGCCGGGCATTATGAGCTGTTGATCAAGTAA
- a CDS encoding carbohydrate-binding family 9-like protein: MDQPSNQAIIIQQGHWTPLESTRFFHATDGAAADFPTVVKLKADEEFLHVSFVCEKDTYVEQNFYVEHNQPLYNQEVFEVFIAPGTADPDQYLELEINPNNAIWVGQISNPSRGDQSGISAEMVEPSNSKILHSAKKGKKSWSGTLSIPWTLISAEKATQYRINFYRIVSTQSQTQKDWKCNVDNCAFLCWNSTMSGKKPAFHRPRRFGLLTILEK, encoded by the coding sequence ATGGACCAACCAAGCAATCAGGCCATCATCATCCAGCAAGGCCACTGGACTCCACTGGAATCTACCCGTTTTTTTCACGCTACTGATGGTGCTGCTGCGGATTTTCCTACCGTGGTAAAATTGAAAGCGGATGAGGAGTTTCTGCACGTTTCTTTTGTTTGTGAAAAAGACACCTACGTAGAACAGAACTTCTATGTTGAACACAACCAGCCCTTGTACAATCAGGAGGTTTTTGAGGTGTTTATTGCTCCCGGAACCGCTGATCCCGATCAATATCTCGAATTGGAGATCAACCCGAATAACGCCATTTGGGTAGGTCAAATCAGCAATCCCTCGCGGGGGGATCAAAGTGGCATCAGCGCAGAAATGGTAGAACCCTCCAACAGCAAGATCCTTCACAGCGCCAAAAAAGGCAAAAAATCCTGGTCGGGAACTTTGTCCATTCCCTGGACTTTGATCTCGGCAGAAAAAGCTACGCAGTACCGCATCAATTTTTACCGCATCGTTTCTACCCAGTCTCAGACCCAAAAAGACTGGAAGTGCAATGTCGACAATTGCGCCTTTTTATGTTGGAATTCGACCATGAGCGGCAAAAAACCTGCTTTTCATCGGCCTAGGCGTTTTGGCCTGCTGACCATCCTTGAAAAATAG
- a CDS encoding DEAD/DEAH box helicase, which produces MTFKELNLIDPILHALESEGYTIPTPIQQKAIPVLLERKDLLGCAQTGTGKTAAFAIPILQLLYQDKGLSKGPRQLKALILTPTRELAIQISESFGAYGRNCGLKHAVIFGGVNQSKQVEAIRGGLDILVATPGRLLDLMNQQLLSLQHINTFVLDEADRMLDMGFVHDVKRIITRLPQRRQSLFFSATMPPEIQKLANTILSNPVKVEVSPISSTTEMVEQMVYFVEKRDKRNLLIQLLRSPNVKSALVFTRTKHGADKINRDIVKAGIRSNAIHGNKSQNARQSALNGFKEGKLRVLVATDIAARGIDVDNLSHVINYDLPNIPETYVHRIGRTGRAGASGIALSFCDSEERAYLRDISKLIAKNIPSVNYHPEMELK; this is translated from the coding sequence ATGACTTTTAAGGAATTAAATTTAATTGATCCTATTCTTCATGCCCTCGAAAGTGAGGGCTACACCATTCCAACCCCGATTCAGCAAAAAGCCATCCCCGTGCTTTTAGAAAGAAAAGACCTCCTGGGTTGTGCACAGACGGGTACTGGAAAAACCGCCGCTTTTGCGATTCCTATTTTACAATTGCTTTACCAAGATAAAGGCCTTTCCAAAGGGCCTCGACAACTCAAAGCGCTCATCCTCACCCCTACCCGCGAATTAGCCATCCAAATCAGCGAAAGTTTTGGTGCCTATGGCCGCAATTGTGGTTTGAAGCACGCTGTCATTTTTGGCGGTGTCAATCAATCCAAACAAGTGGAAGCCATCCGGGGAGGTTTAGACATTTTGGTAGCTACTCCAGGGCGTTTGTTGGACTTGATGAACCAACAATTACTGAGTTTGCAGCACATCAATACCTTTGTGCTGGACGAAGCAGACCGCATGCTGGACATGGGCTTTGTACACGATGTTAAACGCATCATTACCCGCTTGCCGCAGCGCAGGCAGTCGCTTTTCTTTTCCGCAACCATGCCCCCGGAAATTCAAAAACTGGCCAATACAATTCTCTCTAACCCCGTAAAAGTAGAAGTTTCCCCCATTTCTTCCACTACGGAGATGGTGGAGCAAATGGTTTATTTTGTGGAAAAAAGAGACAAACGCAATTTGCTGATCCAACTTTTGAGAAGCCCTAATGTGAAATCGGCGCTGGTGTTTACCCGTACCAAACATGGCGCAGATAAAATCAATCGCGACATCGTAAAGGCTGGTATACGTTCCAACGCCATCCACGGCAATAAGTCGCAGAATGCGCGCCAGAGCGCCCTGAATGGTTTCAAAGAAGGTAAGCTTAGGGTCCTGGTCGCTACCGATATTGCCGCAAGAGGAATCGACGTAGACAACCTGAGTCACGTAATCAATTACGATTTGCCCAATATCCCCGAAACCTACGTACACCGCATTGGGCGTACCGGACGTGCCGGAGCCAGTGGTATTGCGCTGTCTTTTTGTGATTCAGAAGAAAGGGCATATTTACGCGACATCAGCAAACTGATCGCCAAAAATATACCAAGTGTTAACTACCATCCAGAAATGGAATTGAAATAA
- the cmk gene encoding (d)CMP kinase produces MFQIAIDGHSSCGKSTLARALARELGYIYIDSGAMYRAVTLFFLENRVDLYDQQQIMDNLHKLEVSFVLAEAGNRTLLNGRDVEDRIREMDVAAKVSPVATIPEVRRKMVKRQRELAQNQGVVMDGRDIGSVVFPKAALKIFLTATVDRRVERRQRQLLEQGHVIDYEDILHNLYERDYIDSTRSDSPLMKAPDAIVIDNSNLSPEEQLAICALLARHRLFHV; encoded by the coding sequence ATGTTCCAAATTGCCATCGATGGCCATTCCTCCTGCGGAAAAAGTACCCTGGCTCGGGCGCTCGCTCGTGAGCTTGGCTATATTTACATCGACTCTGGGGCAATGTACCGTGCTGTCACCTTGTTTTTTTTGGAAAATCGCGTCGACCTTTACGACCAGCAGCAGATCATGGATAATTTGCACAAACTTGAAGTGAGTTTTGTGCTTGCTGAAGCAGGCAACCGCACCTTACTCAACGGACGGGATGTAGAAGATCGCATTCGTGAAATGGATGTCGCGGCAAAAGTAAGCCCCGTAGCCACCATCCCTGAAGTGCGACGCAAAATGGTGAAACGGCAACGCGAACTGGCTCAAAACCAGGGCGTAGTCATGGATGGGCGAGATATTGGGAGCGTAGTTTTTCCCAAAGCGGCCCTGAAAATATTCCTTACTGCGACCGTTGATCGTCGGGTAGAACGCCGCCAACGGCAGCTCCTTGAACAAGGTCATGTAATTGATTATGAAGACATTTTACACAATCTTTACGAACGCGATTACATCGATTCCACTCGCTCGGATAGCCCCCTGATGAAAGCCCCCGATGCTATAGTGATAGACAACAGCAACCTGAGTCCGGAGGAGCAACTCGCCATATGTGCCTTGTTGGCTCGACACCGCCTTTTCCATGTTTGA